The genome window CAAGTCGAACTGGAGGGGACTTTGGTCAAATTAACACCAACGGAATATGAGATGCTGAAGGTGCTCGCCTCGAATGCGGGGAAGATCATCACCCAGCGTCAGCTTTTGCAGCAAGTATGGGGAGGGCATCATCATGAGTCCGACAGCCATTATCTTCGGGTATATGTGGGGCATCTGCGCAAGAAATTAAATGAAGATCCAACCAAGCCCCGATTTATTCAGACGGAGCCTGGCATTGGTTATCGCTTTTTGCTTCCTGCCGAATAAGGTTTAAGGGAGCGAGACATTTCATAATAGTGATGTGATGCACGCCTCAGCGAATGAGCGTTATTGAAGAGCAAAACACCGTCCCCTTTGGCTGCAAAGGAACGGTGCTTTTATATTATGACGTGTATTTTGGCAACCAATCGCCGTGAGCTTCAATCAGCTCATCACACATCGCTACGATGTCATCGATAGACAGCTCAGCAGCCGTGTGTGGATCAAGCATGGCCGCATGATAGATATGTTCCTTTTTGCTGGTGATTGCCGCTTCAATGGTCAGCAGTTGCGTGTTGATGTTTGTCCGGTTCAATGCCGCGAGTTGTGGAGGCAGATCCCCAATGTAGGTAGGACTGATTCCTGATCCATCGACCAGACAAGGTACTTCGACACATGCCTCACGCGGCAGGTTCGTAATCAGTCCGTTGTTCATGACGTTGCCGCCAATCTTGTACGGGTTATTCGTCTCCATGGCTTCAATAATATGCGATGCGTATTCACGGCTGCGGGTATGTTCAATATTTTCGCTGGCAAACAGCTTGGTACGCATTTCTTTCCAGCCTTCAATCTGGTTCACACAGCGGCGTGGATACTCATCCAGTGGAATGTTGAAGCGTTCAATCAGCTCCGGGTAATTCCGCTTGATGAAATAAGGGTGGTATTCGGCATTGTGTTCGGAGGATTCCGTTACATAATAGCCAAAACGCTGCATCAGTTCATAACGAACCATGTCATCATGCTGTTCTTGCTGTTTTTCCTTCGCCAGTCGTTTAATCTCAGGGTACAGGTCCTGCCCGTCTTTTGTAACTTCGAGCAACCACGCCATGTGGTTGATCCCTGCAATTTTAGCCACAACACCTGTCTGATCAATCCCCAGTGCATCAAACAGATGTGGTACACATACCTGCACACTATGACACAAACCTACGGTTTTGATCCCACCATGCACATTCATGACATTGGTAAGCACGGCCATCGGGTTGGTATAGTTCAGGAACCATGCATCCGGACACACTTCCTGCATATCCCGGGCAAAATCCAGCATGACCGGAATCGTCCGCAAATTACGGAAAATTCCACCGATACCTAGGGTATCTGCAATCGTTTGACGTAGTCCGTATTTTTTCGGAATCTCAAAGTCCGTAATGGTACATGGATCATATCCACCGACCTGGATGGCGTTGATGACATATTTGGCCCCGCGCAGCGCTTCTTTGCGGTCCTGATATACGTTCACGACGCAACGACTTCCGAGTGAACGGGCCAGACTGGTCAGCAAACGCTCTGAATCGCTCAGACGTTCAGCATCGATATCGAACAATGCCAGCTCAAAATCCTGAAGTGCTTCGGTCATCATGACATCACCCAATACATTTTTGACAAAGACGGTGCTTCCCGCACCGAGAAACGTAATTTTGTTCATCTTAAATTCAGCCTCCCTGAAAAATGTTGTACCCCAACTATAGGCCGATTCGGCACATATAACTATGGCTCAACCCCTCTCAAACATGGCATAATCCCATTTTTGTTTCCGTTTTCAACTAATATGTATGTCCTTTAGCTGTTATAATTTAATTAGACATACAGATGGTGAGCCTCGGAAGGAAACAAGGAGGGAGGGCATAAAATGAGAAAAATAGAGATGAATGTGGTAGCCACGGACTGGACACAGATGGAACTTGTCTTGTTGTTCTTCGGGTGGGAGGCGTGTGAACCCGCCCATTATTGGGGACCGGGTGTACGTGATTCCTATATTGTGCATTACATCCATGAAGGACGGGGCATCGTGTACATGGGGGACCAGGAATACAAGCTTAGCGAGGGACAGGGTTTTATCATTTTCCCGGATACGCTTATTCATTATGAGGCAGATCCCAAGGAGCCCTGGACGTATTCGTGGTTCGGCTTCAAAGGGGTACAAGCCAAAGCATTCATGCAACGTGCCCAACTGAGCCCGGAGCGCCCGATATATGATGTCCATGATACGATTACGATGGAACAGTTGTATACGGAGATGGTCCAAGCTTCCACGCGACCGGAAGGTGATGTGTTGAACCAGAGTCTCTTGTACCGCTTGATGGCAGAATTAATCTCTTCTTCACCTGTGAAGGAAGAGGTCGGGCAGCTCCTTTCAAACAAAGAAACATACATCCGGCAGGCGGTGCAATTTATGGAGAACAGGTACAGTCAGCGAACCTCCATACTGGATATTGCCCAAGCCGTGGGGCTGGATCGCACATATCTATCGGGATTATTCAAAGAGCGATATGGCATGTCGCTACAGTCATTTTTTCTGGAGTACCGTATGAATCGTGCTGCCGAACTTCTTCAGAATCCAGGGCTGTCGGTCAGTGAAGTGGCCCATTCTGTCGGTTATACGGACCCATTATTGTTTTCCAAGATGTTTAAGCGTGTGACGGGCGTATCTCCGAAGGGGTCGAGAATTCGCGATTAGACGCACCTAGTGTTTCAAATTTGAAAGAAAAGTTTTGATCATTAAACGTTGTCCCGCTATACTGATACAGAAGTGTAATTGAATATGTGGAACTTGGTGCTTTGCCCGTCAGGGTGAAAGCTTAATAGGGAAGTCCGGTGTAATACCGGCGCGGTCCCGCCACTGTAACAGAGGAGTTAGGTAGCGATAATCCACTGGTTTAGACCGGGAAGGAGCTGCAAGTGACGATGATTCTGGAGCCAGGAGACCTGCCAGGTTTAACAAACACAGTAGTACCCTACGGGAGATAGGAAGGTGTTTAGAGAGCATGATTTTTTCTGAAAATCTGTTTATTTAAGGCGTCCTCATCCAGTAACACGGAGAGGGACGCCTTTTTTGCTATGGACGGAGAACATCATGGCATATACATAAAGTTTTGGGGAAGGACGTTTGAACACGTGAGCAGATATATCATTAAACGATTAATGCAACTGGTAGTCGTATTGTTCGGCATCACGTTCCTGACGTTCCTGCTAACCTACCTGTCTCCTGGAGATCCAGCCAGACTTATGCTTATGTCTACAGGGGTAACGCCATCTGATGAGCTGGTCAGGCAGGTGAGGTCGGAGCTTGGATTGGACGAGCCCTTTCTCTATCGGTACGGGACTTGGTTGGGACAGGTGATGACTGGGGACTTCGGTACATCATATAAATACAATCGTCCAGTGCTGGACGTGCTGATGGCACGGCTCCCGGCAACGCTTTGGCTAACAGGAAGCGCCATGTTTCTGGTTATACTGGTTTCCTTTCCATTGGGGATGCTGTCGGCTGTCTATCGTAACCAATGGCTTGATCACGTCATTCGTCTGTTCTCTTTTGCCGGATTATCGATGCCCAGCTTCTGGTTGGGTATGTTGCTCATGTTGGTCTTCGGCGTACAGCTGAAGCTGCTGCCGGTGATGGGCAATTCCGGATGGTACAGCCTGATTCTACCTGCATGTACACTCGCGATTCCACTTGTTGCCCAGTACAGCAGACAGATTCGTGCGATCCTGCTTGAGGAGACAAGCCAGAACTATGTGATCGGAGCCAGATCCAGAGGTGTGAAGGAATCGATCATTATTTTTCGTCATATTCTTCCCAATGCCCTGCTGCCGATCGTTACCCTTATGGGTATGACAACAGGTGCTTTGTTAGGTGGTGCAGCGATTGTGGAAAGTTTATTTGTGTGGCCGGGTGTTGGACAGATGGCTGTAGATGCGATTTTCACAAGGGATTATCCGCTGATTCAGGGATATGTCATCTGGATGGCGATCATATATGTCGCCCTGAATCTGCTGGTTGATATATGGACTCATCTTCGTGATCCCCGAATCCGACTGGATGTGGATATATAGATGAGAGCCTTCAGACTGGTATTACTGCAGAATCGCTGGTTCACCTTCCTGCTGTCTCTGACCGCCTTCTGGATTATTCTTGCCATGGTTGCACCGCTGCTTGCACCACACGACCCACTTGCAACGAACTTTGCCAAAGTGTTGCAGCCATCCAGCGCCGAGTATCCTCTTGGAACCGATCAACTGGGCCGCTGTGTATTATCTCGTCTTCTGTACGGTGCACGTACCTCGCTGCTGCTCACCTTTATGATGATTGGCATC of Paenibacillus sp. FSL R5-0517 contains these proteins:
- a CDS encoding alpha-glucosidase/alpha-galactosidase gives rise to the protein MNKITFLGAGSTVFVKNVLGDVMMTEALQDFELALFDIDAERLSDSERLLTSLARSLGSRCVVNVYQDRKEALRGAKYVINAIQVGGYDPCTITDFEIPKKYGLRQTIADTLGIGGIFRNLRTIPVMLDFARDMQEVCPDAWFLNYTNPMAVLTNVMNVHGGIKTVGLCHSVQVCVPHLFDALGIDQTGVVAKIAGINHMAWLLEVTKDGQDLYPEIKRLAKEKQQEQHDDMVRYELMQRFGYYVTESSEHNAEYHPYFIKRNYPELIERFNIPLDEYPRRCVNQIEGWKEMRTKLFASENIEHTRSREYASHIIEAMETNNPYKIGGNVMNNGLITNLPREACVEVPCLVDGSGISPTYIGDLPPQLAALNRTNINTQLLTIEAAITSKKEHIYHAAMLDPHTAAELSIDDIVAMCDELIEAHGDWLPKYTS
- a CDS encoding AraC family ligand binding domain-containing protein — translated: MRKIEMNVVATDWTQMELVLLFFGWEACEPAHYWGPGVRDSYIVHYIHEGRGIVYMGDQEYKLSEGQGFIIFPDTLIHYEADPKEPWTYSWFGFKGVQAKAFMQRAQLSPERPIYDVHDTITMEQLYTEMVQASTRPEGDVLNQSLLYRLMAELISSSPVKEEVGQLLSNKETYIRQAVQFMENRYSQRTSILDIAQAVGLDRTYLSGLFKERYGMSLQSFFLEYRMNRAAELLQNPGLSVSEVAHSVGYTDPLLFSKMFKRVTGVSPKGSRIRD
- the nikB gene encoding nickel ABC transporter permease, with amino-acid sequence MSRYIIKRLMQLVVVLFGITFLTFLLTYLSPGDPARLMLMSTGVTPSDELVRQVRSELGLDEPFLYRYGTWLGQVMTGDFGTSYKYNRPVLDVLMARLPATLWLTGSAMFLVILVSFPLGMLSAVYRNQWLDHVIRLFSFAGLSMPSFWLGMLLMLVFGVQLKLLPVMGNSGWYSLILPACTLAIPLVAQYSRQIRAILLEETSQNYVIGARSRGVKESIIIFRHILPNALLPIVTLMGMTTGALLGGAAIVESLFVWPGVGQMAVDAIFTRDYPLIQGYVIWMAIIYVALNLLVDIWTHLRDPRIRLDVDI